A window of the Paraburkholderia aromaticivorans genome harbors these coding sequences:
- a CDS encoding FAD-dependent oxidoreductase — MIDDMNAGVVIVGAGLAGVSAANGLRRRRGFDRPITLINEELALPYDRPPLSKELLCGDRSLADIILHNAEYYFQSRKG, encoded by the coding sequence ATGATCGACGACATGAATGCCGGGGTGGTGATAGTCGGCGCCGGCCTGGCTGGCGTAAGTGCGGCAAACGGGCTGCGTCGACGACGAGGTTTTGATCGGCCCATCACATTGATCAATGAAGAGCTGGCACTGCCATATGACCGCCCGCCCCTGTCCAAAGAGCTGCTTTGCGGCGACCGTTCACTAGCGGATATCATCCTGCACAACGCAGAATATTATTTTCAATCACGGAAGGGCTAG
- the paaI gene encoding hydroxyphenylacetyl-CoA thioesterase PaaI: protein MKSNTTDKAGQAAYAGDQSKGAVEVAERCIAKMRSNDRVSDGLGIAIESSGPGRIVLSMTVAEAMLNAYDICHGGYIFTLADTAFAYAASARNNVAVGLNCHIDYVRPAKQGDRLYAHSEVTYAGKTTGVTLVRVIDQEGRQIAELHGRYYNLGQALLDENETGGGGRGEPS, encoded by the coding sequence GTGAAGTCGAACACAACGGATAAGGCAGGCCAAGCAGCATATGCAGGCGATCAATCCAAAGGCGCAGTGGAAGTTGCTGAGCGCTGTATCGCCAAGATGCGATCGAATGACCGGGTGTCGGATGGGCTGGGAATCGCAATCGAATCGAGCGGGCCTGGTCGCATCGTACTGTCGATGACAGTTGCCGAAGCAATGCTCAATGCCTATGACATATGCCACGGCGGCTATATTTTTACGCTAGCTGACACCGCCTTTGCGTATGCAGCCAGCGCACGCAACAACGTGGCGGTGGGACTGAATTGCCATATCGATTACGTGCGGCCGGCCAAACAGGGCGACCGACTGTACGCGCATTCGGAGGTAACGTACGCGGGCAAGACCACCGGTGTGACGCTGGTGCGCGTGATCGATCAGGAAGGGCGGCAGATCGCCGAACTGCATGGCCGCTACTACAACCTTGGCCAGGCGCTCCTTGACGAAAATGAAACTGGCGGAGGCGGGCGTGGCGAACCAAGCTGA
- a CDS encoding Zn-ribbon domain-containing OB-fold protein, which translates to MQTLYDEYDKEFLAFVGNNELRIPVDTKTGKALGLHARSWRKVTGSTVQWQRAKGTGKVISYVEFHRQYAEDFPIPYTVALVELAEGPQLLARLAHVGDDEPEVGMAVSARFDSKGLIFHPFSQ; encoded by the coding sequence ATGCAAACCCTATACGACGAATACGACAAAGAGTTCCTGGCTTTTGTCGGCAACAACGAATTGCGCATTCCCGTTGACACGAAAACAGGCAAGGCGCTCGGCTTGCATGCACGCAGCTGGCGGAAGGTTACAGGCTCCACTGTGCAATGGCAGCGCGCAAAAGGTACCGGGAAGGTGATTTCGTATGTCGAATTTCATCGTCAATACGCTGAAGATTTTCCGATTCCATATACGGTCGCCCTGGTGGAATTGGCAGAAGGTCCGCAACTACTGGCGCGCTTGGCGCATGTCGGCGATGACGAGCCAGAAGTAGGGATGGCAGTGAGTGCGCGATTTGATTCGAAAGGACTGATCTTCCACCCTTTCAGTCAGTAA
- a CDS encoding non-heme iron oxygenase ferredoxin subunit, translated as MANQAELTFLLHTDDVKPECGTRVDVAGRPPIAVFRLGDEFFAIDDTCTHGAASLSEGDIEDGQVECPFHSGTFDIRTGEATALPCTKPVATYPIVIENDRIFVRLDQGDNAGQLVCLRQKSDAQ; from the coding sequence GTGGCGAACCAAGCTGAGCTGACATTTCTGCTGCATACCGACGACGTCAAGCCCGAGTGTGGTACCCGCGTCGATGTCGCGGGTCGCCCGCCGATCGCAGTATTTCGTCTTGGCGACGAGTTCTTTGCCATTGACGATACCTGTACGCACGGCGCTGCCTCTTTATCCGAAGGCGATATCGAGGACGGCCAGGTGGAGTGTCCTTTCCATAGTGGCACATTCGATATTCGTACCGGCGAAGCGACGGCGTTGCCGTGTACCAAACCGGTCGCAACGTACCCGATCGTAATTGAAAACGACCGTATTTTTGTACGGCTGGACCAAGGAGATAACGCTGGGCAGTTGGTCTGTCTTCGTCAAAAGTCGGACGCGCAATGA
- a CDS encoding IS1595 family transposase — translation MAINQVQFQKGLSMAEFMNLYGTVEQCHAALVVSRWPNGFVCPNCAKSAHSTFVRNGRQHWQCQACRHQTTVTSGTVFEATKLPLTRWFLAMHLLTQAKNNVSALELKRHLGVRYTTAWMMKHKLMQVMASREASRVLDGRVEIDDAYLGGERPGKRGRGSPNKVPFVVAVQTTDDGKPVLACFVRIPFTRDAIETWARQALSSSAQVLSDGLGCFRGVTASGAAHTAIVMNSGTGREAAQHPQFRAVNTVLGNLKTAISGTYHAFDFQKYADRYLSELQYRFNRRFDLRSILKRLVRAAATTPPWPEPALRAAEVDG, via the coding sequence ATGGCAATCAATCAAGTCCAGTTTCAAAAGGGCCTTTCGATGGCCGAGTTCATGAATCTGTACGGTACGGTCGAACAGTGTCATGCGGCGCTGGTGGTCTCGCGCTGGCCGAACGGCTTTGTCTGTCCGAACTGCGCGAAGAGCGCGCATAGCACCTTCGTGCGCAACGGCCGGCAGCACTGGCAATGCCAAGCTTGCCGACATCAGACGACAGTCACCTCCGGCACCGTCTTTGAGGCGACGAAACTGCCGCTCACCCGCTGGTTCCTGGCCATGCATCTGTTGACCCAGGCCAAGAACAACGTCTCGGCCCTGGAACTCAAGCGCCATCTTGGAGTGCGCTACACAACGGCCTGGATGATGAAGCACAAGCTGATGCAGGTCATGGCATCGCGAGAAGCCTCCCGTGTCCTCGACGGTCGCGTTGAAATCGATGACGCCTACCTGGGCGGCGAACGTCCGGGCAAGCGCGGTCGCGGTTCCCCAAACAAGGTCCCCTTCGTCGTGGCGGTGCAGACCACCGACGATGGCAAACCTGTCCTCGCCTGCTTCGTCCGGATTCCCTTCACAAGGGACGCCATTGAAACCTGGGCCAGGCAGGCGCTGTCGTCTTCCGCTCAGGTCCTGTCCGACGGACTGGGATGTTTCCGGGGCGTGACCGCCAGTGGCGCCGCGCATACCGCTATCGTGATGAACAGCGGCACGGGAAGGGAAGCCGCGCAGCACCCTCAATTCCGCGCCGTGAATACGGTACTTGGCAACCTGAAGACGGCTATCAGCGGGACTTACCATGCTTTCGATTTCCAAAAATACGCCGACCGTTACCTGTCAGAACTCCAGTACCGATTCAACCGTCGCTTCGACCTCCGTAGCATTCTCAAACGCCTCGTGCGCGCTGCCGCTACGACACCGCCATGGCCGGAGCCGGCCCTTCGGGCGGCTGAGGTAGATGGCTAA
- a CDS encoding aromatic-ring-hydroxylating dioxygenase subunit beta — translation MSTAAPLENTQSPAPNVAAISAEEYVAICAFIYRDARFADESRYTEWEQLVDDDMIYWVPRGEGDFDMSKHLSITADNRSRLRTRIAQLNTGERHSQLPVSRMRRVVSNIEVERKGDNEYQVFSNFVLYELRMSSTRTVEIWPGRIEHHLRWKNNELKMFFKKVMLVHGDEAIPSLAFII, via the coding sequence ATGAGCACCGCAGCACCGCTAGAAAACACCCAATCCCCCGCCCCAAACGTCGCAGCCATCAGTGCTGAGGAGTATGTTGCCATTTGCGCATTCATCTATCGGGACGCGCGGTTCGCAGATGAGTCGCGCTACACCGAATGGGAGCAATTGGTCGACGACGACATGATTTATTGGGTACCTCGCGGCGAGGGTGATTTCGATATGAGCAAACATCTGTCGATTACTGCCGATAATCGCTCACGCCTGCGCACGCGTATTGCTCAACTTAATACAGGCGAACGCCATTCTCAATTACCCGTGTCCAGAATGCGACGCGTTGTATCGAACATCGAGGTTGAGCGCAAAGGCGATAACGAATACCAAGTGTTTTCTAACTTCGTTCTCTATGAACTGCGCATGTCATCCACGCGCACTGTCGAAATCTGGCCTGGGCGGATCGAACACCATCTGCGTTGGAAAAACAATGAACTAAAGATGTTTTTCAAAAAAGTGATGCTTGTACATGGTGACGAAGCAATCCCTAGTCTAGCATTCATTATCTAA
- a CDS encoding aromatic ring-hydroxylating oxygenase subunit alpha: protein MAHQKTVKIFPAKSTIDLDYLIQEERIHGSLYTNTDLYEQEMQQIFYGGWVFVGHDSEIPAPGEYQRRTIGREEVIMVRQKDNSIAVLSNRCAHRGNLMCINKSGKTKYLTCAYHGWVYGLDGKLLDVSYPGGFPKSKEGIALKVLRTEEYRGFVFATFNEAVGPLADHLGKAKVLIDRACDMSPVGRIKLTAGWVKQRFDANWKMLPENDTDGYHVNYVHSSFARVIDSHYNAAAIATEESLVSETKDWGNGHTELFFSPSYKEYFEWLGVKRDRYPEYVQQLKNSYGEEKGDRILRDGPPHAAIFPNLFLGEMNIVIFEPVNAHQCIQWHTPMLLEGVPDEVNQRILRQSEAALGPSAFLLADDSVISERQQIAMRDQADWLDVSRGMNRDVVGADGVITGHVTDECTNRGFWRHYKKVMQKELPMKSQKSEEPACSH from the coding sequence ATGGCGCATCAAAAAACAGTGAAAATCTTTCCCGCCAAATCAACGATCGATCTCGATTACCTGATTCAGGAGGAGCGTATTCACGGTAGCCTCTACACGAATACAGATCTGTACGAACAGGAAATGCAACAAATTTTCTATGGTGGATGGGTATTTGTCGGGCATGACTCGGAAATTCCTGCGCCGGGCGAATATCAGCGTCGTACTATCGGTCGCGAAGAAGTCATTATGGTGCGCCAGAAGGATAATTCGATCGCCGTGCTTTCTAACCGTTGTGCTCATCGCGGCAATCTGATGTGCATAAACAAGAGCGGAAAAACTAAATACTTAACTTGCGCCTACCACGGCTGGGTATATGGCTTAGATGGCAAATTGCTCGATGTGTCGTATCCAGGTGGCTTTCCAAAATCAAAGGAAGGCATAGCCCTGAAAGTGTTACGTACTGAAGAGTATCGCGGATTCGTATTTGCCACGTTTAACGAAGCGGTCGGTCCGCTGGCCGACCACCTTGGCAAGGCCAAAGTATTGATTGATCGTGCTTGTGATATGTCACCGGTCGGTCGGATCAAACTGACCGCTGGATGGGTTAAGCAGCGGTTCGACGCGAACTGGAAAATGCTTCCTGAAAATGATACCGACGGCTATCACGTGAATTACGTCCATTCATCTTTTGCCCGCGTCATCGACTCCCACTATAACGCTGCTGCAATCGCCACCGAGGAAAGCCTGGTTTCGGAAACCAAGGATTGGGGCAACGGCCATACCGAACTATTTTTCTCGCCATCGTACAAGGAATATTTCGAATGGCTCGGCGTCAAGAGAGACCGCTATCCAGAATATGTGCAACAGCTCAAGAACAGCTATGGAGAGGAAAAAGGCGATCGGATTTTGAGAGATGGTCCGCCCCATGCTGCAATTTTCCCGAATCTATTCCTCGGCGAAATGAACATAGTCATTTTCGAACCGGTCAATGCACACCAGTGCATCCAGTGGCACACGCCAATGCTTTTGGAAGGTGTGCCTGACGAAGTCAACCAGCGAATCTTGCGCCAGTCAGAAGCAGCCCTTGGCCCTTCAGCCTTTCTACTGGCGGATGACAGCGTGATCTCGGAGCGCCAACAGATTGCGATGCGCGATCAGGCTGACTGGCTTGATGTCTCACGGGGCATGAATCGCGACGTGGTCGGTGCAGACGGCGTCATTACCGGTCATGTCACCGATGAATGTACCAATCGAGGTTTTTGGAGGCATTACAAGAAGGTTATGCAAAAAGAATTGCCGATGAAATCACAAAAAAGCGAAGAACCTGCCTGTTCCCATTAA
- a CDS encoding porin, translating into MKKSIIAFVALGTLAGAAHAQSSVTLYGIIDEGFDMVTNNKGGHVYQLASGVMQGNRFGLTGAEDLGGGMKAVFLLENGFNLNSGTLSQNGLMFGRQAWVGLATQYGTVTLGRQYDSIFDYASPLAAGLLGGGVYGAHPGDLDNSNIDYHSNNTIKYASPNFSGFKFGGTYSLGGTPGSFTNNQIWSLGASYNQGPVALGAAYLNARNPGTGMFSTAASSLPEALMTPLYSGFMSANTFQLIDFGGSYRFGPATLGVTYTNAKFMDLGSNPMPTGAKGPASGYATGSTATFNDVQVNFIYRFTPALQLLLASDYVDRNALTEQNGKSVERAKYLQYDASLDYSLSKRTDVYVMALYQRALGDDSTGGPAVAAITNTAAISSNGKQFVARIGMRHKF; encoded by the coding sequence ATGAAAAAGTCAATTATCGCGTTCGTTGCGCTCGGAACATTAGCCGGTGCCGCACATGCACAAAGCAGTGTCACCCTGTACGGCATCATTGACGAAGGGTTCGACATGGTCACCAACAACAAGGGCGGCCACGTCTACCAGTTAGCCTCGGGCGTGATGCAGGGTAACCGGTTCGGCCTGACCGGCGCCGAAGACCTCGGCGGCGGCATGAAGGCAGTATTCCTGCTAGAAAACGGTTTCAACCTCAACAGCGGCACACTCAGCCAGAACGGCCTGATGTTCGGCCGCCAGGCTTGGGTCGGCCTCGCGACTCAATACGGCACGGTCACGCTCGGTCGCCAGTACGACTCGATTTTCGACTATGCGTCCCCACTCGCGGCCGGCCTACTCGGCGGCGGCGTCTACGGCGCGCACCCGGGCGACCTCGACAACTCGAACATCGATTACCACTCGAACAACACCATCAAGTATGCAAGTCCCAACTTTTCGGGCTTCAAATTCGGCGGTACGTACAGTCTCGGCGGTACGCCTGGCAGCTTCACCAACAACCAGATCTGGTCGCTCGGCGCTTCGTATAACCAGGGACCGGTCGCCCTCGGCGCAGCCTACCTTAACGCGCGCAACCCGGGCACCGGCATGTTTAGCACTGCCGCATCAAGCCTGCCCGAAGCCTTGATGACGCCGCTCTACTCCGGCTTTATGAGCGCGAACACGTTTCAATTGATCGATTTCGGCGGCTCCTATAGATTCGGGCCGGCGACGCTCGGCGTTACGTATACGAACGCCAAGTTCATGGATTTGGGCAGCAATCCGATGCCGACCGGCGCCAAGGGTCCGGCCTCGGGATACGCGACCGGTAGCACGGCGACCTTCAATGACGTGCAGGTCAATTTCATTTATCGTTTCACGCCTGCGCTGCAACTGCTCCTGGCGTCTGATTACGTCGATCGCAATGCGCTCACGGAGCAGAACGGAAAATCAGTCGAACGCGCGAAGTATCTGCAATACGACGCGTCGCTCGACTACTCGCTTTCCAAGCGCACTGACGTGTACGTGATGGCGCTCTACCAACGCGCCCTCGGCGACGACTCTACAGGCGGCCCGGCCGTCGCGGCCATCACCAATACCGCCGCCATTTCGTCGAATGGCAAGCAGTTCGTTGCACGCATTGGCATGCGCCACAAATTCTGA
- a CDS encoding CaiB/BaiF CoA transferase family protein, translated as MAGPLQGLKIVEVAGIGPGPFCAMMLADMGAEVLRIDRLDAVGEDREVGFMRPGRNSILNRGRRSVALDLKSAEGVATFLGLIDSADALIEGFRPGVMERLGIGPDVCHVRNPRLVYGRITGWGQDGPLNQAAGHDINYIAISGALHTIGRADGGPVAPPAMIGDIGGGAMMLAFGIVSALLEAQQSGRGQVVDAAITDGAALMASIVYEFKAMGLWSNERQTNLLDGGAHFYDTYQCADGKWISVGAIEPQFYSLLIEKLEIDDPEFSRQLDAAAWPTLKQKLATRFRTKTRDEWCAVMEGTDACFAPVLSLDEARHHPHNVARNTFIERGGVTQPAPAPRFSRTTAEISMPAPYAGEHNDQALADWGVDRSWLTSPNAASK; from the coding sequence ATGGCCGGGCCATTACAAGGATTAAAGATCGTCGAAGTCGCGGGCATCGGCCCCGGACCATTTTGTGCAATGATGCTAGCTGACATGGGTGCAGAAGTCTTGCGTATCGATCGCCTGGATGCGGTTGGCGAGGACCGTGAAGTTGGATTCATGAGACCAGGCCGCAACAGTATTCTCAACCGGGGCCGCCGTTCGGTGGCACTCGATCTCAAGTCCGCAGAGGGTGTGGCGACATTCCTGGGATTGATCGATTCAGCCGACGCCTTGATTGAGGGCTTTCGACCTGGCGTAATGGAGCGCTTAGGCATTGGCCCCGATGTTTGCCACGTGCGCAATCCACGTCTAGTGTACGGCCGTATTACCGGCTGGGGGCAGGACGGTCCGCTTAATCAGGCCGCCGGTCACGATATCAATTACATCGCGATTAGCGGCGCATTGCATACCATTGGGCGTGCTGACGGCGGGCCAGTGGCACCGCCCGCAATGATCGGGGATATAGGTGGCGGCGCCATGATGCTAGCATTCGGGATTGTGAGTGCTCTGCTGGAAGCTCAACAGTCAGGGCGCGGACAAGTGGTTGATGCCGCGATTACTGATGGTGCGGCGTTGATGGCATCGATCGTGTATGAATTCAAGGCGATGGGGCTGTGGAGTAACGAACGGCAAACCAATTTGCTAGACGGCGGCGCCCATTTTTACGATACCTATCAGTGCGCGGACGGTAAATGGATTTCAGTCGGTGCTATCGAGCCTCAGTTCTATTCACTCTTAATCGAAAAGCTTGAGATTGATGACCCGGAATTCAGTCGCCAGCTCGATGCCGCAGCTTGGCCAACATTGAAACAAAAGCTTGCCACAAGATTCCGTACCAAGACCCGTGACGAATGGTGTGCGGTAATGGAAGGCACTGATGCTTGCTTTGCGCCAGTGCTCAGTCTGGATGAGGCGCGCCACCATCCACACAATGTAGCGCGCAATACATTTATCGAGCGCGGCGGCGTGACCCAACCAGCACCGGCACCGCGCTTTAGCCGCACTACTGCAGAAATCAGTATGCCAGCCCCGTACGCCGGCGAACACAATGATCAAGCACTTGCCGATTGGGGTGTTGACCGTTCGTGGCTTACGTCACCGAACGCGGCTTCGAAGTAA
- a CDS encoding class I adenylate-forming enzyme family protein — protein sequence MLYLREMIKRCANNYPTKVAYYCGSRTATWKQMDERSDRFARALQKMGHGKGTTVSIMSLESIEVYEHFYACMAIGAVRVGINTQYAWPEVLHVLKDSKTRVLLVDARLKTMVADHRSEIKAIGITIIGYNGEHDFPLDYETLLSEASGTPEWPELAPDDLLFCSYTSGTTGVPKGVMLTQQGGADCVIHSLISFGFAPDDVWYMPAASAWVVIIMNCYGLGNAMTTIIPDGSFKIDAFLRDVERFRVTVGLLVPTMVQRAIIEQQNAKYDLSSLRLLMYGSSPATPKLIRDAREAFKVEMIQTYALTESTGGWITYLTEGDHKLALESEPDLLKSVGRVGIHFECSIRDDEGRPLPPNTKGEIWLRSTTLMKGYMNLPKETAEALKDGWLRTNDIGSMDERGYVYLLDRQKFMIITGAVNVFPTTVEAVIVEHPAVLEVAVVGVPHPEWGEAVVAVINKRPTHKSTSLEDIIGFCEGKLSKPETPKHVVFVDELPKTANAKVKKAEIRKWLSNEKGLVPWNTEIE from the coding sequence ATGCTGTATCTACGCGAGATGATCAAACGCTGCGCCAACAATTATCCCACGAAAGTCGCGTACTACTGCGGCAGCCGCACCGCCACCTGGAAACAGATGGACGAGCGCTCAGATCGATTTGCCAGGGCCTTACAAAAAATGGGTCATGGCAAGGGGACAACCGTCTCGATCATGTCGCTTGAATCAATCGAAGTCTACGAGCATTTCTACGCATGCATGGCAATCGGGGCGGTGCGGGTCGGTATCAATACGCAATACGCCTGGCCGGAAGTACTGCACGTTCTGAAAGACAGCAAAACACGCGTGCTATTGGTCGATGCTCGCCTGAAAACCATGGTCGCCGACCATCGGAGTGAAATCAAGGCAATTGGCATTACCATAATTGGCTATAACGGTGAGCATGACTTTCCGCTTGATTATGAGACGCTGTTAAGCGAAGCAAGCGGTACACCGGAGTGGCCAGAACTCGCACCTGACGACTTGCTGTTTTGCAGCTATACCTCCGGCACCACAGGTGTACCGAAAGGCGTAATGCTAACGCAGCAAGGCGGCGCTGACTGCGTGATCCATTCCTTGATTTCATTTGGCTTCGCTCCGGATGACGTTTGGTATATGCCAGCTGCATCCGCTTGGGTAGTGATCATCATGAATTGCTATGGACTTGGCAACGCCATGACTACGATCATCCCCGACGGCTCGTTCAAAATTGATGCCTTTTTGAGAGATGTCGAGCGCTTCCGCGTAACCGTCGGGTTGCTTGTGCCGACCATGGTGCAACGGGCTATTATCGAACAACAAAACGCTAAATACGATCTTTCCTCTCTACGGCTGCTGATGTATGGCTCCTCGCCGGCGACCCCAAAGCTGATCCGAGACGCTCGGGAAGCATTCAAGGTCGAAATGATTCAGACCTATGCCTTGACAGAATCGACCGGTGGCTGGATCACTTATTTGACGGAAGGCGATCACAAGCTGGCACTGGAATCCGAACCGGATTTGCTAAAGTCGGTCGGCCGCGTCGGCATTCATTTCGAGTGCTCGATCCGTGATGATGAAGGCCGGCCACTACCACCAAACACCAAGGGCGAAATCTGGCTGCGTAGCACTACTCTGATGAAGGGGTATATGAATCTGCCGAAGGAGACGGCTGAAGCGTTAAAGGATGGCTGGCTACGTACCAACGATATCGGGAGCATGGATGAACGTGGCTATGTGTATCTGCTGGATCGGCAAAAATTCATGATTATCACCGGTGCCGTGAATGTATTTCCAACCACTGTCGAGGCGGTAATAGTCGAGCACCCGGCGGTTTTGGAAGTGGCTGTGGTTGGCGTTCCGCATCCGGAATGGGGCGAGGCCGTGGTCGCGGTTATCAACAAAAGGCCGACGCACAAGAGCACCAGCTTGGAAGATATCATCGGTTTTTGCGAAGGCAAGTTAAGCAAGCCAGAGACACCCAAGCATGTAGTATTCGTCGATGAGTTGCCCAAGACCGCTAATGCCAAGGTCAAGAAAGCGGAAATTAGAAAGTGGTTAAGTAACGAAAAAGGCTTAGTGCCATGGAATACGGAGATCGAGTGA
- a CDS encoding thiolase family protein has product MRHKPIAAIAGLGFSELSRKPIGTSRELAAAAVEAAIADAGLKKTDIDGLLINRSPIADPDEVPLRLQNDLQLRNLGLLAAIDSEGSSAVQMVQYAAMAIRQGMAKSVVCVFSDTPVKASGGGDSFAIAMPLTGVEGWERQQGFLGASAAYALAARKHMARYGTTQHQLGAYAVSCRKWAALNPQAFLRKPLSIGDYLASPMIVAPFRILDCCYPVNGAVAIIVTSVRCAVNGPHAPVYIHGMGQGHRGRSGLHGDDDELGSGAQQAARMAYKSAGVVAADVTACQFYDAFSYVGILALEEYGLCKPGEAGSYVADGHTAPGGTLPVNTGGGHLSGFYLQGVTPLSEGVIQVRGAGGERQVVNNDLLLVTGSGGCLDYHSCVLLSPHAALH; this is encoded by the coding sequence ATGAGACATAAACCTATTGCTGCAATTGCAGGCCTTGGTTTCAGCGAACTGTCGCGTAAGCCAATCGGTACCTCACGGGAGTTAGCTGCTGCGGCAGTAGAGGCTGCAATCGCCGACGCCGGATTGAAAAAGACGGACATCGATGGTCTGTTAATCAATCGCAGCCCAATCGCAGACCCGGACGAAGTGCCGCTACGCTTGCAGAACGACCTACAATTGCGCAATCTTGGCTTGCTTGCGGCCATCGACTCAGAAGGGTCTTCCGCAGTACAGATGGTCCAGTATGCAGCAATGGCGATTCGTCAGGGCATGGCCAAAAGCGTGGTCTGTGTTTTCTCCGATACACCTGTTAAGGCAAGTGGTGGTGGCGATAGCTTTGCTATTGCGATGCCATTAACTGGTGTGGAAGGCTGGGAGCGTCAGCAGGGCTTTTTAGGGGCGTCGGCGGCCTACGCGCTGGCTGCGCGCAAGCATATGGCACGGTACGGCACGACCCAACATCAGTTGGGTGCGTATGCGGTCAGCTGTCGCAAATGGGCTGCTTTAAATCCGCAGGCATTTTTAAGGAAGCCTCTTAGTATCGGTGATTACCTCGCTTCACCAATGATAGTCGCGCCATTTCGCATACTGGATTGCTGCTACCCAGTGAATGGCGCAGTCGCGATCATTGTTACAAGTGTAAGGTGCGCTGTCAATGGGCCGCACGCACCAGTTTATATCCACGGAATGGGCCAAGGTCACCGTGGCCGTAGTGGCTTGCATGGTGACGATGACGAACTCGGCTCTGGAGCTCAACAAGCAGCCAGGATGGCGTACAAAAGTGCGGGCGTTGTCGCAGCAGATGTGACTGCCTGTCAGTTCTACGATGCATTTTCCTACGTCGGCATTCTTGCACTGGAAGAGTACGGCCTTTGCAAGCCCGGCGAGGCCGGCTCATACGTGGCTGATGGCCACACAGCGCCCGGAGGCACATTGCCCGTAAACACAGGCGGGGGCCACTTATCCGGATTTTATTTGCAGGGCGTAACCCCTCTTTCCGAAGGCGTGATTCAGGTTCGAGGCGCTGGTGGAGAACGTCAAGTGGTAAACAATGATTTGCTATTGGTTACGGGTTCGGGTGGCTGCCTCGACTATCACAGCTGCGTTCTGCTTAGCCCGCACGCGGCGCTACATTGA
- a CDS encoding TetR/AcrR family transcriptional regulator: MAKKNGTANRQGSGPSTGQTERQPPARYWELIRAAGKLFEEKGYQGASVRDIADAVGMTSGSFFYHFATKEDVLFAVMEGGMLQGLEVVTKKLEGARSAREQLYALVLGHLEGLHSEYGYAHKVWLREWRQISPEKRAPLEALSQSYRDTWLQVLAKVKNEGLIAADIALFRRMTVGALNWTVHWVRNPTPEQLQALAADFVGAFLNEPNPEVRR, from the coding sequence GTGGCAAAGAAAAATGGTACTGCTAATCGACAAGGAAGCGGCCCGTCTACCGGCCAAACGGAGCGCCAGCCGCCAGCCCGTTATTGGGAATTAATCCGCGCGGCCGGCAAGCTGTTCGAGGAAAAAGGCTATCAGGGGGCCAGTGTGCGCGATATCGCGGATGCGGTTGGCATGACGTCCGGCAGTTTTTTTTATCATTTCGCCACCAAGGAAGATGTGCTGTTTGCAGTAATGGAGGGCGGCATGCTCCAAGGTTTGGAAGTAGTGACAAAAAAACTGGAGGGAGCACGCAGCGCACGCGAACAATTATACGCTCTGGTACTGGGTCATTTGGAAGGCTTGCACTCGGAGTACGGCTACGCGCATAAAGTATGGTTGCGTGAATGGCGCCAGATATCACCTGAAAAACGCGCACCGCTGGAGGCACTTAGTCAGAGTTATCGAGATACTTGGCTACAGGTGCTGGCAAAAGTGAAGAATGAAGGCTTGATTGCGGCCGACATTGCGCTATTTCGCAGAATGACGGTAGGCGCTCTCAACTGGACGGTACATTGGGTACGCAATCCGACACCCGAGCAACTGCAGGCCTTGGCGGCCGATTTTGTTGGTGCCTTTCTGAACGAACCGAACCCGGAAGTGCGACGGTAA